The following proteins are encoded in a genomic region of Cryptomeria japonica chromosome 11, Sugi_1.0, whole genome shotgun sequence:
- the LOC131072446 gene encoding uncharacterized protein LOC131072446 translates to MHRLRMLQLVVKKKAALEPCISKIQKQKWPGEIIICTKAVPDAESLLKSSAFPNLSVLHSFANKKIQFSDSLRTAILPFLELKVRGNSSSNDNATMLCLVINCVSPRMELVIMEDDPIYKRKDDPIYRSMGDPSSKSVDDTIDNLSSTEIEKGKWIWLGVFKQCSTFLAAPIHRIVERRNDGLFGKLNRQHSEVEKGLLVTGHENNIMESFHHILKLLGD, encoded by the exons ATGCATAGATTGAGAATGCTGCAACTCGTTGTAAAGAAGAAAGCAGCGCTTGAGCCTTGTATATCAAAGATACAG AAACAGAAATGGCCTGGAGAAATAATAATATGCACTAAGGCAGTCCCTGATGCGGAATCACTTCTAAAATCTTCGGCCTTTCCCAATCTCTCTGTCCTCCACTCCTTTGCGAACAAGAAAATCCAGTTCTCTGACTCTTTGCGTACTGCCATCTTACCCTTCTTAGAGCTAAAAGTGCGAGGAAACAGTTCCTCCAATGACAACGCCACAATGCTATGTTTGGTTATAAATTGTGTCTCTCCACGCATGGAATTAGTTATAATGGAGGACGATCCGATTTATAAAAGAAAGGATGATCCTATTTACAGAAGCATGGGTGATCCTAGTTCCAAAAGTGTGGATGATACAATTGATAATTTATCTTCAACTGAGATTGAAAAGGGTAAATGGATATGGTTAGGTGTCTTCAAGCAATGTTCTACTTTCCTTGCTGCACCTATACACCgcatagttgaaagaagaaacgaTGGTTTGTTTGGAAAACTAAACCGCCAACACAGTGAAGTGGAGAAGGGATTGCTTGTGACAGGGCACGAAAATAACATCATGGAGTCTTTCCACCACATATTAAAACTTCTGGGAGATTAA